A part of Pseudoliparis swirei isolate HS2019 ecotype Mariana Trench chromosome 8, NWPU_hadal_v1, whole genome shotgun sequence genomic DNA contains:
- the and2 gene encoding actinodin2, with protein sequence MARVGRPSHFLIHTGFLLAVVLLPEFLGAVPVQQHREEEVSAVSDDDNIEVLQNLQTLVRNRRNSPVFAVPQFKRMPDFWGWYKYFMQSHNQEGVEDLDRLYLAYLQNKHRSEEGPTFNHYLKHLSAVYKSCADSEDPECISESTSKPKAALVMPAAIKSAAIKMCNPHLDPYCLFPLVPHAADPEPAPAKMQAPIFTPMPPMPMKSSTGFYYYAPVLEPFLSAGQRSELLRICNPEDVECLQYHLRAAYGYRPAAGPAPSYAALKCDPKDPYCMPPLVHRSPTGFYHRLYPSCDPAVDPLCVTNVAAPAQVAPKEQHCNPLFDGGCNPLTATKLSGLTKPALEYAPQDAPPAAPPACDPRSNPFCILAAAAALRRPAPQIPEHQVRYKLGVRGRTKEGHDCYVHYDKDCTPVKSGSEAKADFRAPAEPFCHPFDPNCGKFSPPTAVGAPRPAKDGIILPDPDCDPEYDYSCRLRRPEPASVADEEEAADEPAKEHAVPRFDDFLRGVMSQHK encoded by the exons ATGGCTCGTGTTGGACGACCATCGCATTTCCTGATCCACACAGGATTCCTGTTGGCTGTTGTTTTACTGCCAG AGTTTCTGGGGGCCGTTCCAGTGCAGCAgcacagggaggaggaag tGTCCGCAGTGTCAGATGATGACAACATCGAGGTCCTGCAGAACCTGCAGACGCTGGTTCGCAACAGAAGGAACTCCCCCGTCTTCGCTGTGCCACAGTTCAAACGCATGCCGGACTTCTGGGGATGGTACAAGTACTTCATGCAAAGCCACAACCAGGAGGGA GTTGAGGATCTGGATCGTCTGTACCTGGCCTACCTGCAGAACAAGCACAGGTCAGAGGAGGGCCCGACTTTCAACCACTACCTCAAGCACCTCAGTGCGGTCTACAAGTCGTGTGCCGACTCTGAGGATCCAGAGTGCATCTCCGAGTCCACCAGCAAGCCAAAGGCTGCGTTGGTGATGCCCGCCGCCATCAAGTCCGCTGCCATCAAGATGTGCAACCCTCACCTCGACCCCTACTGCCTCTTCCCCCTCGTCCCCCACGCCGCTGACCCAGAGCCAGCTCCAGCCAAGATGCAAGCGCCCATCTTCACCCCCATGCCGCCCATGCCGATGAAGAGCTCGACTGGCTTCTACTACTACGCCCCCGTCCTGGAGCCTTTCCTGAGCGCAGGCCAGAGGTCTGAGCTGCTGAGGATCTGCAACCCTGAAGATGTGGAGTGTCTGCAGTATCACCTGAGAGCAGCTTACGGCTACCGCCCAGCCGCTGGCCCGGCCCCATCCTACGCCGCCCTCAAATGCGACCCCAAGGACCCTTACTGCATGCCCCCCCTGGTCCACAGATCCCCCACCGGCTTCTACCACCGCCTCTACCCCAGCTGTGACCCGGCAGTCGACCCCCTGTGTGTGACCAACGTCGCTGCTCCTGCACAGGTGGCCCCTAAAGAGCAACACTGCAACCCGCTCTTTGACGGTGGCTGCAACCCGCTGACCGCCACCAAGCTGTCTGGCCTCACGAAGCCCGCGCTGGAGTACGCGCCCCAAGACgcgcctcctgctgctcctccggcCTGCGACCCTCGCTCCAACCCATTCTGCATCCTGGCAGCCGCCGCTGCCCTGCGCCGCCCTGCCCCGCAGATCCCCGAGCACCAG GTCCGCTACAAGCTGGGCGTCCGCGGCCGCACCAAGGAGGGCCACGACTGCTATGTGCACTACGACAAAGACTGCACCCCGGTGAAGTCCGGCTCTGAGGCCAAGGCCGACTTCCGGGCTCCAGCCGAGCCCTTCTGCCATCCGTTCGACCCCAACTGCGGCAAGTTTTCTCCACCGACCGCCGTTGGAGCCCCGAGGCCGGCGAAGGACGGCATAATCCTGCCCGACCCCGACTGCGACCCCGAGTACGACTACAGCTGCCGCCTGCGTCGCCCCGAGCCCGCCTCTGTCGCCGATGAGGAGGAAGCGGCTGACGAGCCCGCCAAGGAGCACGCTGTCCCACGCTTTGACGACTTCCTCAGGGGCGTCATGAGCCAGCACAAGTAG
- the LOC130197952 gene encoding COP9 signalosome complex subunit 9-like produces the protein MPLKDQSNSTVVMKPAVDEMFPEGVGPYVDLDEAGGSTGLLMDLAANEKAVHLDFFNDFEDLFDDDDIQ, from the exons ATGCCACTAAAGGACCAGTCCAACTCGACGGTCGTCATGAAACCAGCAGTGGACGAGATGTTTCCTGAGGGCGTTGGACCGTACGTTGACCTGGACGAG GCTGGGGGAAGCACAGGACTGCTGATGGACCTGGCTGCCAATGAGAAGGCAGTTCACCTCGATTTCTTCAATG ATTTTGAGGATCTATTCGATGACGATGACATCCAGTGA
- the apoda.1 gene encoding apolipoprotein Da, duplicate 1: MKLFLVVVLAFILPLIRAQVPHWGPCPEPAVQQAFNLKQFMGRWFEISKLPAQFEKGQCIETNFTLKMDNSIRVVSYEILKAELRKIEGTGVIEDMKNPAKLGISYSYVLPYSPYWILSTDYVNSALVYSCTDILRLFHVDFAWILGRTRTLPDATLEKAMEIFAENNIDVSRMIPSSQKDCNKTV, from the exons ATGAAGTTATTTTTGGTTGTGGTGTTGGCCTTCATCCTCCCGCTCATCAGGGCTCAGGTTCCCCATTGGGGTCCATGTCCAGAGCCAGCGGTTCAACAGGCCTTCAACCTAAAACAG TTCATGGGAAGATGGTTTGAAATTTCCAAACTGCCGGCCCAGTTTGAGAAGGGCCAGTGCATTGAAACCAATTTCACTTTGAAGATGGACAACTCCATTCGAGTGGTCAGCTATGAAATACT AAAAGCAGAGCTGAGGAAAATCGAAGGGACTGGAGTCATCGAGGATATGAAGAATCCAGCTAAACTGGGAATAAGTTATTCCTACG TCCTGCCCTACTCCCCTTACTGGATCCTGTCTACCGACTACGTGAACTCGGCCCTCGTGTATTCCTGCACTGACATCCTGAGGCTTTTCCATGTGGACTTCGCCTGGATCCTCGGCCGAACACGAACCCTGCCGGACGCCACCCTTGAGAAAGCCATGGAGATCTTCGCGGAGAACAACATCGACGTGAGCAGGATGATTCCCAGCAGTCAGAAGGACTGCAACAAAACTGTCTGA